Proteins encoded in a region of the Verrucomicrobiia bacterium genome:
- a CDS encoding transposase, with protein sequence MRTPRITADPTLPAVYHCMSRVAGRLPLLDDSAKHKLLNILHHLARFCEIDIITFCMMSNHFHLLIRVPPKPLPDSIPDDVILAKLEDFYGPKSTLPTLARAAVNKGQPLPDDIRQAVLSRIADLSVFLQEFKQRFSRWYNRRHDRTGYLWGERFRSVLVEDCPSTLRAIAAYIDLNPVRAGLVNDPKDYRFCGYAAALTGDKVIRRGIMGFLETQDWSAASAEYRLALYVIGGTSGRSDKRVLDPEAIKAELARGGQLPLGQILRLRIRHMTDGVFLGSKEFVDQMWERHRDRFGKRRKSGARIIRRAPIPGLTVLRDLRVDAVE encoded by the coding sequence ATGAGAACCCCACGCATCACAGCCGACCCCACCCTCCCGGCGGTCTATCACTGCATGTCCCGCGTCGCCGGTCGCCTCCCTCTCCTCGACGACTCCGCCAAGCACAAACTCCTCAACATCCTCCATCACCTCGCCCGGTTCTGCGAAATCGACATCATCACCTTCTGCATGATGTCCAACCACTTCCATCTCCTCATCCGCGTTCCTCCAAAGCCCCTCCCGGACTCCATCCCGGACGATGTCATCCTCGCCAAACTCGAGGACTTCTACGGGCCCAAGTCCACTCTCCCCACCCTCGCACGTGCTGCCGTCAACAAGGGCCAGCCCCTCCCGGACGACATCCGCCAGGCGGTCCTCTCCCGCATCGCCGATCTCTCCGTCTTCCTTCAGGAGTTCAAGCAACGCTTCTCCCGCTGGTACAACCGCCGTCACGACCGCACCGGCTACCTCTGGGGCGAACGCTTCCGCAGCGTCCTGGTGGAGGACTGTCCCAGCACCCTCCGCGCCATCGCCGCCTACATCGACCTCAATCCCGTCCGCGCCGGGCTGGTCAACGATCCCAAGGACTACCGCTTCTGCGGCTACGCCGCCGCCCTCACCGGCGACAAGGTCATCCGCCGCGGAATCATGGGCTTTCTGGAGACCCAGGACTGGAGCGCTGCGTCAGCAGAATATCGCCTGGCGCTATACGTGATCGGCGGGACGTCAGGGCGGAGCGACAAGCGGGTGTTGGATCCGGAGGCAATCAAGGCGGAGCTGGCGCGGGGCGGACAACTGCCGCTGGGTCAGATCCTGCGGTTACGGATCCGGCACATGACGGACGGGGTGTTCCTGGGATCGAAGGAGTTCGTGGACCAGATGTGGGAGCGGCACCGGGACAGGTTCGGCAAGCGTCGGAAGAGCGGCGCAAGGATCATACGGCGCGCTCCCATCCCTGGGCTTACCGTGCTGCGCGATCTCCGGGTGGATGCGGTGGAGTAA
- a CDS encoding rhomboid family intramembrane serine protease, which yields MLYDRDYMRESGGGGWRSPLNLLLIVLVGIFLIECVLRVYGGASLTLIFGLSGQALGRFEVWRLVTYQFLHDAPWPWHILFNGIALWFFGRAMLETVGVRRFWKIYLSAGVFGGLLEVGCQAWYPNYGQGYTVGASGSVLGLIGAYCFLFPGREVMFFLYVFPVRLKSMTLFWILFGFSVFGVAFLHSGIAHGAHLGGLLTGVAYVRLFLHEDGRAWLRRLNPFGGLGRRPGRMSVPAGQGLGGLNPGAGGGRGPVETPEDFMRREVDPILDKISAHGIQSLTERERRILEKARQRMREP from the coding sequence ATGTTGTACGACCGGGATTACATGCGGGAATCCGGTGGGGGCGGCTGGCGCTCGCCGTTGAACCTGCTGTTGATCGTGCTGGTGGGGATCTTCCTGATCGAGTGCGTGCTGCGGGTGTACGGGGGTGCGAGTCTGACGCTGATTTTTGGGTTGAGCGGGCAGGCGCTGGGGCGCTTTGAGGTGTGGCGGCTGGTCACCTACCAGTTTCTGCACGACGCGCCGTGGCCGTGGCACATCCTGTTCAACGGGATCGCGCTTTGGTTTTTTGGGCGGGCGATGCTGGAGACGGTGGGAGTGCGGCGTTTCTGGAAGATTTATCTGTCAGCGGGCGTGTTCGGTGGACTGCTCGAGGTGGGCTGTCAGGCGTGGTACCCGAACTACGGGCAGGGGTACACGGTGGGCGCTTCGGGGAGCGTGCTGGGTTTGATCGGGGCGTACTGCTTCCTTTTTCCGGGGCGGGAGGTGATGTTCTTTCTGTACGTCTTCCCGGTGCGGCTGAAGTCGATGACGCTGTTCTGGATTCTGTTTGGATTCAGCGTGTTCGGGGTGGCCTTTCTGCACAGCGGCATTGCGCACGGGGCGCATCTGGGGGGTCTTCTGACGGGGGTGGCCTATGTGCGGCTGTTCCTGCATGAGGATGGGCGGGCGTGGTTGCGGCGGCTGAATCCATTCGGGGGGTTGGGGCGGCGGCCCGGGCGGATGTCGGTTCCGGCGGGCCAGGGCCTAGGGGGGCTGAATCCGGGGGCCGGCGGGGGGCGGGGTCCGGTGGAGACACCGGAGGACTTCATGCGCCGGGAGGTGGATCCGATCCTCGACAAGATTTCGGCGCACGGGATCCAGAGTCTGACCGAGCGGGAGCGGCGCATACTGGAGAAGGCGCGGCAACGCATGCGCGAGCCATAG
- a CDS encoding neutral/alkaline non-lysosomal ceramidase N-terminal domain-containing protein, whose product MKGVTSQTKAGSCRRVAGGAILMAAAWALMATAGSGSSRAEGAADGAGSWEVLFDGVSTAHWRGFRRDDFPDDGWEVADGALVPRPDGTVVDLITRKRYGDFELEVEWRVSVRGNGGILVRVGEDEAETWQTGPEVQILDDANHPDAEDPKTSAGSIYGLVAPGPKSLVPVGEFNRTRIVVRGSRMWQDLNGERIMEVDWEGAEFRAGVQAGKFDEFPNFARHREGHIALQHASVSRFRAPIAYRGVRVRALADASAAGGMPVGAEGRVGVARADITPGYPIRLTGYAARSGMATETLQTLWAKALALGGDGGGGRVLITVDNCGVPAAVADEVAARLERKAGLGREDVVVASSHTHYAPMVRGFAENIFVRDLTADEAAASDRYTAELTDALERVALEALADRRSGRLYHGQGAVGFAGNRRPGGGPVDHALPVLVARDPDGGIRALVANYACHCTTMGHQINAHHGDWAGHAQAYLEAEHPGATALITIGCGADANPNPRGGDDFGLELSRRHGRALADGVKEVLAGSLTPLPAMPEAAFRRLTLPFQALPERAEWERRAGEGGIVGYHAGKQLARLDRGERLPEALPYSVQGWRFGEGLTMVFLPGEVVVDYALRLKREFGNERLWVTAYANDVPCYIPSRRILAEGGYEAESSLWYYDRPTRLAPGVEDIIHRAVAETVPGWGRLGR is encoded by the coding sequence ATGAAGGGCGTGACATCCCAGACGAAGGCGGGTTCCTGCCGGCGCGTGGCCGGGGGAGCGATTCTGATGGCGGCGGCGTGGGCGCTGATGGCCACGGCGGGGAGCGGATCGAGCCGGGCCGAGGGGGCTGCCGACGGGGCGGGGTCGTGGGAGGTGCTGTTCGACGGCGTTTCCACGGCGCATTGGCGAGGGTTCCGGCGGGACGATTTTCCGGACGACGGCTGGGAGGTGGCGGATGGCGCGCTGGTGCCGCGTCCTGACGGGACGGTGGTGGATCTCATCACCCGGAAGCGGTACGGGGACTTCGAACTCGAGGTGGAGTGGCGGGTGTCGGTGCGCGGCAACGGGGGGATTCTCGTCCGGGTCGGGGAGGACGAGGCGGAGACGTGGCAGACGGGTCCCGAAGTGCAGATTCTCGACGATGCGAACCATCCGGACGCGGAGGATCCGAAGACTTCGGCGGGGTCGATTTATGGACTGGTGGCGCCGGGACCGAAATCGCTGGTGCCGGTGGGAGAGTTCAACCGGACACGGATCGTGGTGCGGGGCAGCCGGATGTGGCAGGACCTGAACGGAGAACGGATCATGGAGGTGGATTGGGAGGGAGCGGAGTTTCGGGCGGGCGTGCAGGCGGGGAAGTTCGATGAGTTCCCGAATTTCGCCCGGCACCGCGAGGGGCACATCGCGCTCCAGCATGCGAGTGTGAGCCGGTTTCGGGCGCCCATCGCGTACCGTGGCGTCCGGGTGCGCGCACTGGCCGACGCCTCGGCGGCGGGAGGGATGCCGGTGGGGGCGGAAGGGAGGGTGGGGGTGGCCCGCGCGGACATCACACCCGGGTATCCGATCCGCCTCACGGGATATGCGGCGCGGTCGGGGATGGCGACGGAGACGTTGCAGACGCTGTGGGCCAAGGCGCTGGCTTTGGGTGGGGACGGGGGAGGGGGGCGGGTGCTGATCACCGTGGACAACTGCGGGGTGCCGGCCGCGGTGGCCGACGAGGTGGCGGCGCGATTGGAGCGGAAGGCCGGATTGGGACGCGAGGACGTGGTGGTGGCGTCGTCGCACACCCATTACGCCCCGATGGTGCGGGGATTTGCGGAGAACATTTTTGTCCGGGACCTGACTGCGGACGAGGCGGCGGCCAGTGACCGGTACACGGCCGAATTGACGGACGCCCTGGAGCGGGTTGCCCTGGAGGCGTTGGCGGACCGGCGAAGCGGGCGTTTGTACCATGGGCAGGGCGCCGTCGGGTTTGCGGGGAACCGGCGTCCGGGGGGAGGGCCTGTGGATCATGCGTTGCCGGTGCTGGTGGCGCGGGATCCGGACGGGGGCATCCGGGCGCTGGTGGCGAACTACGCCTGTCATTGCACCACCATGGGGCACCAGATCAATGCGCATCACGGCGACTGGGCGGGACATGCGCAAGCCTACCTCGAGGCGGAACACCCCGGGGCGACGGCCCTGATTACCATCGGGTGCGGGGCGGACGCCAATCCGAACCCGCGGGGCGGTGACGATTTCGGGCTGGAACTGTCACGGCGCCATGGGCGGGCGCTGGCGGACGGCGTGAAGGAGGTGTTGGCGGGGTCCTTGACGCCGCTGCCGGCGATGCCGGAGGCGGCATTCCGGCGATTGACATTGCCGTTTCAGGCGTTGCCTGAAAGGGCCGAATGGGAGCGGCGGGCGGGGGAGGGCGGCATCGTTGGATACCATGCCGGGAAGCAGTTGGCGCGGTTGGACCGGGGCGAACGGTTGCCTGAGGCGCTGCCGTATTCGGTGCAGGGATGGCGGTTTGGGGAGGGGCTGACGATGGTGTTTCTGCCCGGGGAAGTGGTGGTGGACTACGCGTTGCGATTGAAGCGGGAGTTCGGAAACGAGCGGTTGTGGGTCACCGCGTATGCGAACGACGTGCCGTGTTACATTCCGTCGCGGCGGATCCTGGCGGAGGGCGGGTACGAGGCGGAGAGTTCGCTTTGGTATTATGACCGTCCGACGCGGCTGGCGCCCGGGGTGGAGGACATCATTCACCGGGCGGTGGCGGAGACCGTGCCGGGGTGGGGCCGGTTGGGGCGTTGA
- a CDS encoding DUF1553 domain-containing protein, giving the protein MLPLLSDRCFACHGPDDQARKGRLDLHTREGALRGGRSREPAIVPGNPDASELLARILASDPNDVMPPPEAKLPPFTPEETDRLRRWIEQGAEFKEHWAFLPIVPPAIPALDDSTPPAVNDIDRFVRTRHHQEGLPSQPEAAPETLLRRVTLDLIGLPPTPDDIAAFLADPSPAAYEAAVDRLLASPHYGERMTQEWLDLARYADTYGYQSDVDHDLSPWRDWVLRAFNENLPWDDFITWQLAGDLLDQPSPDQILATAFNRLHRQTNEGGSIEEEFRAEYVADRVHTMGTAFLGLTLECARCHDHKYDPISQRDYYRLFAFFNSIDESGLYSHFTRATPTPVMRLWEGDTERRHRELLEARLALEDALTARRATARPRFERWLAHTRSSEPPPVPDPVAHLPFETIENHRTPDSLSTNLVRLHDNPELVPGRVGQAMKFSGDNSAVLPRAGRFGRTDPFTFSLWLQPADTAPRAVVFHASRSWTDSGSRGYELVLEHGHPFFGLIHFWPGNAAAVRTRDPLPPGVWSHLTVTYDGSGRAAGIRIYRDGLPLPLDIVRDHLAKDIQHRAEWGDSDVGGVPLTLAGRFRDNGFKDGLIDEFRVFNAELTPVEVALHAGLPHPLPSLPETAWLAHFLARHDDASLALRARWHEVLVAENNLVTPVREIMVMQDLPEPRPTFVLQRGAYDSPGDAVQPGTPDRLMPMDPGLPRNRLGLARWITDPAHPLTARVAVNRIWKHHFGQGLVGTTWDFGAQGELPSHPELLDWLAHRFVSSGWDRKALHRLIVTSATYRQASSAPPNLLARDPENRLLARGPRHRLDAEQIRDGALAASGLLVPTLGGPAVKPYQPPGVWEDAGTGKSYTQDKGDKLYRRSLYTFWRRTAPPPSMLTFDATSREVCTSKRDATTTPLQSLVLLNDTQFVEAARVLAERLLTDHPHDPAARAQDAFLRLVGRAPDDLETDLLALLYTEQRAHFRAHPDDAEAFVAIGERPRDPSLPAPELAATTVLTSAVMNHDEFVMKR; this is encoded by the coding sequence ATCCTCCCCCTCCTCTCCGATCGCTGCTTCGCCTGCCACGGTCCCGACGATCAGGCCCGCAAGGGACGCCTCGACCTCCACACCCGCGAAGGCGCCCTCCGCGGCGGACGCTCCCGCGAACCCGCCATTGTCCCCGGCAATCCGGATGCCTCCGAACTCCTCGCCCGCATCCTTGCCTCCGATCCCAACGACGTCATGCCTCCCCCGGAGGCCAAACTTCCGCCGTTCACCCCCGAAGAAACCGACCGGCTCCGGCGGTGGATCGAACAGGGAGCGGAGTTCAAGGAACACTGGGCCTTCCTGCCCATCGTTCCCCCCGCCATCCCCGCCCTCGACGATTCCACCCCGCCCGCGGTCAACGACATCGACCGCTTCGTCCGCACACGCCACCACCAGGAGGGACTCCCCTCCCAACCCGAAGCCGCCCCGGAAACCCTCCTCCGCCGCGTCACCCTCGATCTCATCGGTCTTCCCCCCACGCCGGACGACATCGCAGCCTTCCTCGCCGACCCCTCGCCCGCCGCCTACGAGGCCGCCGTCGATCGCCTCCTCGCTTCCCCTCACTACGGGGAACGCATGACCCAGGAATGGCTCGACCTCGCCCGCTACGCCGATACCTACGGCTACCAGTCCGATGTGGACCATGACCTCTCCCCGTGGCGCGACTGGGTCCTTCGTGCCTTCAACGAGAACCTTCCCTGGGACGACTTCATCACCTGGCAGCTCGCCGGCGACCTCCTCGACCAACCCTCCCCCGACCAGATCCTCGCCACCGCCTTCAACCGCCTTCATCGCCAGACCAACGAGGGCGGCAGCATCGAGGAGGAGTTCCGCGCCGAGTACGTCGCCGACCGTGTCCACACCATGGGCACCGCCTTCCTCGGCCTCACCCTCGAATGCGCCCGCTGCCATGACCACAAGTACGACCCCATCTCCCAGCGCGATTACTACCGCCTCTTCGCCTTCTTCAATTCCATCGACGAGTCCGGCCTGTACTCCCACTTCACCCGCGCCACCCCCACTCCCGTCATGCGCCTCTGGGAAGGCGACACCGAACGGCGGCACCGCGAACTCCTCGAAGCCCGCCTCGCCCTCGAGGACGCCTTGACCGCCCGCCGCGCCACCGCCCGCCCCCGCTTCGAACGCTGGCTCGCCCACACCCGCTCCTCCGAACCGCCTCCCGTCCCCGATCCCGTCGCCCATCTCCCGTTCGAGACGATCGAGAATCATCGCACCCCGGACTCCCTCTCCACCAACCTCGTCCGCCTCCACGACAACCCCGAACTCGTCCCCGGCCGCGTCGGACAGGCGATGAAGTTCAGCGGCGACAACTCCGCCGTCCTCCCCCGTGCCGGCCGATTCGGCCGCACCGATCCCTTCACCTTCTCCCTCTGGCTCCAGCCCGCCGACACCGCTCCCCGCGCCGTGGTCTTCCATGCCTCCCGCTCCTGGACCGATTCCGGCAGCCGCGGCTATGAACTCGTCCTCGAACACGGTCATCCCTTCTTCGGCCTCATTCACTTCTGGCCCGGCAACGCCGCCGCCGTCCGCACCCGCGACCCTCTCCCTCCCGGTGTCTGGTCCCATCTCACCGTCACCTACGACGGCTCCGGCCGCGCCGCCGGCATCCGCATCTACCGCGACGGCCTCCCCCTCCCCCTCGATATCGTCCGGGACCACCTCGCCAAGGACATCCAGCATCGCGCCGAATGGGGCGATTCCGATGTCGGCGGCGTCCCCCTCACCCTCGCCGGCCGCTTCCGCGACAATGGCTTCAAGGACGGCCTCATCGACGAGTTCCGCGTCTTCAATGCCGAACTCACCCCCGTCGAGGTCGCCCTCCATGCCGGTCTCCCCCATCCCCTCCCCAGCCTCCCCGAAACGGCCTGGCTCGCCCACTTCCTCGCCCGTCACGACGACGCCTCCCTCGCCCTCCGAGCCCGCTGGCACGAAGTCCTCGTCGCCGAAAACAACCTCGTCACCCCCGTCCGCGAAATCATGGTGATGCAGGACCTCCCGGAACCGCGCCCCACCTTCGTCCTCCAGCGCGGCGCCTACGACAGCCCCGGCGATGCCGTCCAGCCCGGCACCCCCGATCGCCTCATGCCCATGGATCCAGGCCTGCCCCGCAACCGCCTCGGCCTCGCCCGCTGGATCACCGACCCCGCCCATCCCCTCACCGCCCGCGTCGCCGTCAATCGCATCTGGAAACACCACTTCGGCCAGGGCCTCGTCGGCACCACATGGGACTTCGGCGCCCAGGGTGAACTGCCCTCCCACCCCGAACTCCTCGACTGGCTCGCCCACCGCTTCGTGAGTTCCGGCTGGGATCGCAAAGCCCTCCATCGCCTCATCGTCACCTCCGCCACCTATCGCCAGGCCTCCTCCGCCCCCCCCAACCTCCTTGCCCGCGACCCCGAGAACCGCCTGCTCGCCCGCGGCCCCCGCCATCGCCTCGACGCCGAACAGATCCGCGACGGCGCCCTCGCCGCCAGCGGCCTCCTCGTCCCCACGCTCGGAGGCCCCGCCGTCAAACCCTACCAACCTCCCGGCGTCTGGGAGGATGCCGGCACCGGCAAGTCCTACACCCAGGACAAGGGTGACAAACTCTACCGCCGCAGCCTCTACACCTTCTGGCGCCGCACCGCCCCGCCGCCCAGCATGCTCACCTTCGACGCCACCTCCCGCGAGGTCTGCACATCCAAACGCGACGCCACCACCACCCCCCTCCAGTCCCTCGTCCTCCTCAACGACACCCAGTTCGTCGAAGCCGCCCGCGTCCTTGCCGAACGCCTTCTCACCGATCACCCCCACGATCCCGCCGCCCGTGCCCAAGACGCCTTCCTTCGCCTCGTCGGCCGCGCCCCGGATGACCTCGAAACCGACCTCCTCGCCCTCCTTTACACCGAACAACGCGCCCATTTCCGTGCCCATCCCGACGACGCCGAAGCCTTCGTCGCCATCGGCGAACGGCCACGCGACCCATCCCTCCCAGCCCCCGAACTGGCCGCCACCACCGTCCTCACCAGCGCCGTGATGAACCACGACGAATTCGTCATGAAGCGCTAG
- a CDS encoding DUF1501 domain-containing protein encodes MNPPSLCVGPVPAAHLSRRGFLNRFGFGLGGIALAHLLQPSRTLAATPTPGPGPDRGVLGGQLHHAAHAKRVIFLFMAGGPSQLETFDYKPLLNERNGQQLPDSVRMGQRLTGMSGNQASLPLAGSIFKFARHGQSGAWLSELLPCTARVADDLCIVRSMYTEAINHDPAITFLQTGSQISGRPSMGAWVHYGLGSDNENLPSFVVLITRGKVDQPLYARLWGSGFLPAQHQGVQFRAGKEPVLYLNNPDGIAPESRRLMLDRLRDLHQHAADRSGDRDIDSRIAQYEMAYRMQTSVPEATDLSGEPDSAFDLYGPDSRKPGTFAANCLLARRLAERGVKFIQLYHQGWDQHGGLPNGIRQQCKETDQPSYALLTDLKQRGLLDDTLVVWGGEFGRTNYSQGKLTATDYGRDHHPRCFSLWMAGGGARPGTTYGTTDDFGYNIAENGVHVHDFHATLLHLLGVDHERLTHFFQGRRFRLTDVHGKIIQPLLA; translated from the coding sequence ATGAATCCTCCCTCCCTCTGTGTCGGCCCCGTTCCCGCTGCCCACCTCAGCCGCCGGGGCTTCCTCAACCGTTTCGGCTTCGGCCTCGGTGGCATCGCCCTCGCCCATCTCCTCCAGCCGTCCCGCACCCTCGCCGCAACTCCCACCCCCGGTCCCGGCCCCGACCGCGGAGTCCTCGGCGGCCAGCTCCACCACGCGGCCCACGCCAAACGCGTGATCTTCCTCTTCATGGCCGGCGGGCCGTCCCAGCTCGAAACCTTCGACTACAAACCCCTCCTCAACGAGCGCAACGGTCAGCAGCTCCCCGATTCGGTCCGCATGGGCCAGCGCCTCACCGGCATGTCCGGCAACCAGGCCTCCCTCCCCCTCGCCGGCTCGATCTTCAAGTTCGCCCGGCATGGCCAGTCCGGTGCCTGGCTCAGCGAACTCCTCCCCTGCACCGCCCGCGTCGCCGACGACCTCTGCATCGTCCGCTCGATGTACACCGAGGCCATCAATCACGACCCCGCCATCACCTTCCTCCAGACCGGTTCCCAGATCTCCGGCCGCCCCAGCATGGGCGCCTGGGTCCACTACGGCCTCGGCAGCGACAACGAAAACCTCCCCTCCTTCGTCGTCCTCATCACCCGCGGCAAGGTCGATCAACCCCTTTACGCCCGCCTCTGGGGCAGCGGCTTCCTCCCCGCCCAACATCAGGGCGTCCAGTTCCGCGCCGGCAAGGAACCCGTCCTCTACCTCAACAATCCCGACGGGATCGCCCCCGAAAGCCGGCGCCTCATGCTTGATCGCCTCCGCGATCTCCACCAGCACGCCGCCGACCGCTCCGGTGACCGCGACATCGACTCCCGCATCGCCCAGTACGAAATGGCGTACCGCATGCAGACCAGCGTCCCCGAGGCCACCGACCTCTCCGGCGAACCCGACAGCGCCTTCGACCTCTACGGACCCGATTCCCGCAAGCCAGGCACCTTCGCCGCCAACTGCCTCCTCGCCCGCCGCCTTGCCGAACGCGGCGTCAAATTCATCCAGCTCTACCACCAGGGCTGGGACCAGCACGGCGGACTCCCCAACGGCATCCGCCAGCAGTGCAAGGAAACCGACCAGCCCTCCTACGCCCTCCTCACCGACCTCAAACAACGCGGGCTCCTCGACGACACCCTCGTCGTCTGGGGCGGCGAATTCGGTCGCACCAACTATTCCCAGGGCAAACTCACCGCCACCGACTACGGACGCGACCATCACCCCCGCTGCTTCTCCCTCTGGATGGCCGGCGGCGGCGCCCGCCCCGGAACCACCTACGGCACCACCGACGACTTCGGCTACAACATCGCTGAAAACGGCGTCCATGTGCACGACTTCCACGCCACCCTCCTCCACCTCCTCGGCGTCGATCACGAACGCCTCACCCACTTCTTCCAGGGCCGCCGCTTCCGCCTCACCGACGTCCACGGAAAGATCATCCAGCCCCTCCTCGCCTGA
- a CDS encoding cation transporter: MDPYRQGMRAALAGVLVNVGLAVVKIVTGVVGHSYALIADGIESAADTFSSLVVMGGMHVSARPPDEEHPFGHGKAEPLAGVWVATMLLVAAGWIAWHSVGEIRHPQHGPAWFTLPVLAGVVGIKVFLARRVARVGSRIGSVAVRGDAWHHGSDALTSAAAFVGIGIALAGGEGYETADDWAALAVCGVIAWNGVKLLRESANELMDASVAPERVAEIRALAGSVPGVLGIEKCRIRRAGIELTMDIHVLVDGDASVRCGHQIAHAVKDRLLAAPWRIVDVTVHVEPHDAVHGPQVRRGAEGL; the protein is encoded by the coding sequence ATGGATCCCTATCGCCAAGGAATGCGGGCGGCCCTGGCGGGGGTGCTGGTGAACGTGGGGCTGGCGGTGGTGAAGATCGTCACCGGGGTGGTGGGTCATTCGTACGCGCTGATTGCGGACGGGATCGAGTCGGCGGCGGACACGTTCAGTTCGCTGGTGGTGATGGGGGGGATGCATGTGTCGGCGCGGCCACCGGACGAGGAGCACCCGTTTGGACATGGGAAGGCGGAGCCTTTGGCGGGGGTATGGGTGGCCACGATGCTGCTGGTGGCGGCGGGCTGGATTGCGTGGCACAGCGTGGGGGAGATCCGGCATCCGCAGCACGGTCCGGCGTGGTTCACGCTGCCCGTGCTGGCGGGCGTGGTGGGCATCAAGGTGTTTCTGGCACGTCGCGTGGCCCGGGTGGGGAGCCGGATCGGGAGCGTGGCAGTGCGGGGGGACGCATGGCATCACGGGTCGGATGCACTGACCTCGGCGGCGGCGTTTGTGGGGATCGGGATCGCGCTGGCGGGGGGGGAGGGGTACGAGACGGCGGACGACTGGGCGGCGCTGGCGGTCTGCGGGGTGATCGCGTGGAATGGGGTGAAGCTGCTTCGGGAATCGGCCAATGAGCTGATGGACGCGTCGGTGGCCCCGGAACGTGTGGCGGAGATCCGGGCGCTGGCGGGTTCGGTGCCCGGAGTGCTGGGGATCGAGAAGTGCCGGATACGCAGGGCGGGAATCGAGCTGACCATGGACATCCACGTGTTGGTGGATGGGGACGCCTCGGTGCGGTGCGGGCACCAGATTGCGCATGCGGTGAAGGACCGGTTGCTGGCGGCGCCCTGGAGGATTGTGGATGTGACGGTTCACGTTGAGCCGCACGATGCGGTCCATGGTCCGCAGGTGAGGCGGGGGGCGGAGGGGCTGTGA
- a CDS encoding leucine-rich repeat domain-containing protein, with protein sequence MHARTGRWFGGVGGVLLAVCAVCAVCGMGVEEAGATGLFADPALEAAVRQQVFAKRFTDEPLVESDVIGVSTVEARGRGITNLAGLERCRNLAMLDLAGNRVTDLGPLSGLTRLQFLDVQSNRVETLAPLRGVTALQYLHAARNGLTDIVPLSGLTNLAALYLSGNRIEDIRPLGALGRLASLYLDGNRIESLAGIEGLRGLTVLSLSDNRLADLAPLTGLERVQLLLLERNRVQDLDGVVRWVKGDEAQRFAPFLRLHLAGNPLGTVARQRQVPEIEAAGVKVFR encoded by the coding sequence ATGCACGCGCGAACGGGACGATGGTTTGGCGGGGTGGGAGGGGTCTTGCTGGCGGTTTGTGCGGTTTGTGCGGTTTGTGGAATGGGGGTCGAGGAGGCGGGGGCGACGGGACTGTTTGCGGATCCCGCGCTCGAGGCGGCGGTGCGCCAGCAGGTGTTTGCCAAGCGCTTCACGGACGAGCCGCTGGTGGAGTCCGACGTGATCGGGGTTTCGACGGTGGAGGCGCGGGGACGGGGGATCACGAATCTGGCGGGGCTCGAGCGGTGCCGGAATCTGGCCATGCTGGATCTGGCGGGGAACCGGGTGACGGACCTGGGGCCGTTGAGCGGGTTGACGCGGCTTCAGTTTCTCGATGTGCAGAGCAACCGGGTTGAGACGCTGGCGCCCCTGCGGGGGGTGACGGCGCTTCAGTACCTGCACGCGGCGCGCAACGGCCTGACGGACATCGTACCCTTGTCAGGGTTGACCAACCTGGCGGCGTTGTATCTGAGCGGGAACCGGATCGAGGACATCAGACCGCTGGGGGCCTTGGGGCGGCTGGCGTCGTTGTATCTGGATGGGAACCGGATCGAGTCCCTGGCGGGGATCGAGGGGCTGCGAGGACTGACGGTGCTGTCGTTGAGCGACAACCGACTGGCGGATCTGGCGCCGCTGACGGGACTGGAACGGGTGCAGCTGCTGTTGCTCGAACGGAACCGGGTTCAGGATCTCGATGGGGTGGTGCGGTGGGTGAAGGGAGATGAGGCGCAGCGGTTCGCGCCGTTTCTCCGACTGCACCTGGCGGGCAATCCGCTGGGGACGGTGGCGCGACAGCGGCAGGTGCCGGAGATCGAGGCTGCTGGGGTGAAGGTGTTTCGCTGA